A single genomic interval of Paralichthys olivaceus isolate ysfri-2021 chromosome 7, ASM2471397v2, whole genome shotgun sequence harbors:
- the dapk2b gene encoding death-associated protein kinase 2 isoform X1 — MKTPGMAVFKEQNVDDFYEIGEELGSGQFAIVKRCTEKSTGTEYAAKFIKKRQSRASRRGVRREEIEREVSILQELQHANIVSLHDVYENRTDVVLILELVSGGELFDFLAQKESLSEEEATQFIKQVLNGVQYLHSKRIAHFDLKPENIMLLDRNVPLPRIKIIDFGLAHKIEAGADFKNIFGTPEFVAPEIVNYEQLGLEADMWSIGVITYILLSGASPFLGDNKQETMGNISAVNYEFDEEFFSNTSELAKNFIRQLLEKDTRKRMTIQDTLNHPWIKSCGHTEDDSGVPEAEKKAEQLKTKRLKEYTIQLHSSIPQNNTYANFERFAHVVEDISLMETGLSEVAGAHHTVQGDIEALLSIYNSKEAWYKEESEAARKQLSQVRYEFRKVETTRRLLQEDIKAVDASLESIGGKYNQRQSQLDALRLELDSEMQWLQDVMSSLHPEGADSIHSSSLNMDVKQALKELLRQSCGGELRPEAQQPLNESG; from the exons tgggcAATTTGCAATAGTCAAGCGCTGCACAGAGAAGAGCACGGGCACCGAATACGCCGCCAAGTTCATCAAGAAGCGCCAAAGTCGGGCCAGCAGACGAGgcgtgaggagagaggagatcgAGAGGGAAGTGAGCATACTGCAGGAGCTCCAGCACGCAAACATTGTGTCCCTGCATGATGTGTACGAGAACCGCACAGACGTGGTGCTTATCCTCGAACT ggtGTCTGGAGGAGAGCTGTTTGACTTCCTGGCTCAGAAGGAGTCTCTCAGCGAAGAGGAAGCCACTCAGTTTATCAAACAGGTCCTAAACGGAGTCCAGTACCTCCACTCCAAAAGGATTGCACATTTTGATCTAAAG cctgaaaacataatgctgCTGGACAGGAACGTTCCTCTACCCCGCATCAAAATCATAGACTTCGGCCTGGCACACAAAATAGAAGCTGGtgcagatttcaaaaacatttttggcaCTCCTGAGTTCGTCG CTCCAGAGATAGTCAACTACGAGCAACTGGGATTGGAGGCAGACATGTG GAGCATCGGAGTCATCACGTATATACT GTTAAGTGGCGCGTCACCTTTCCTCGGTGACAACAAGCAGGAAACGATGGGAAACATCTCGGCAGTGAACTATGAGTTCGACGAGGAGTTCTTCAGCAACACGAGCGAGCTGGCCAAGAACTTCATCCGACAGCTCCTGGAGAAGGACACGAG AAAACGGATGACCATACAAGACACCCTCAATCATCCTTGGATCAAG TCCTGCGGCCACACGGAGGACGACAGCGGCGTCCCTGAGGCCGAGAAGAAAGCGGAGCAACTGAAGACAAAGCGTCTGAAAGAGTACACCATCCAGCTGCATTCCAGTATACCACAGAACAACACATATGCCAACTTTGAGCGCTTCGCCCATGTGGTGGAAGACATCAGCCTGATGGAGACGGGGCTGTCAGAGGTGGCAGGGGCCCACCACACTGTTCAGGGTGATATCGAGGCACTGCTCTCCATCTATAATAGCAAGGAGGCCTGGTACAAGGAGGAGAGCGAGGCAGCGAGGAAGCAGCTCTCCCAGGTCCGCTATGAGTTTCGCAAAGTGGAGACCACCAGgaggctgctgcaggaggacatAAAGGCCGTAGATGCCAGTCTGGAGAGCATCGGTGGGAAGTACAACCAGAGGCAGAGCCAGCTGGACGCCCTGCGGCTGGAGCTGGACTCTGAAATGCAGTGGCTGCAGGATGTGATGAGCTCTCTGCATCCAGAGGGCGCTGACAGCATCCACAGCAGCAGTCTGAACATGGACGTGAAGCAGGcgctgaaggagctgctgcgTCAGTCTTGCGGAGGGGAACTGCGCCCAGAGGCCCAGCAGCCACTCAACGAGTCCGGTTAA